The Choloepus didactylus isolate mChoDid1 chromosome 7, mChoDid1.pri, whole genome shotgun sequence genome segment GGAAGCTCATCAGGACTTTGAGAGTCCAGAGTTTATATGGAGTCTCATTATATAGGCATGATTGATAGAATCACTGTCCTTATGGTTGAACTCAATCTACAGGACCCCCACCCCATATCAGCTATGGGCTGATACGATGTGGCTCAGAGCTCCACCCCCCaatcacatggttggtctttctggggTGGTCAGCCCTCACCTCAAGACTGTAGGTGtgacactgacctccagaaaggctacaccattctgtctcctcatcaacagtaaataggtacatccctctctccatgttgtctccagcacttttatccctatttatattttttcctgcagtTTTGTGCAGATGTGTTTGCCTACCATGAAGTTATACATAGTGTAcgatcatcatatagttgtgcatttctcACCACAGTCAGCAGTcaagttcaatttttaaaaaacactttggggatttttattggaattaaattgaatttataaattaattttgaggaaattgaCATATTTATGATGTTGAGTCTTCCCATCTACAAGCATAGTTTATTTCCCCATTATTGTggtcttctttaatgtctttcaataaagtttcattgtttgctacagaaagaaaaaagactgcaGGTGCGATTGCCCCCATCTCCTTTGTATATGAACTATCAGATGTGATGCTGGACTcaccatgaataacaaaagacactcctatcaTAGGAAATCACAAAGACATAGAAGTTACCTCCCCAGGAACTagggacaaagaccagccaatTTTCTTATTATAATACAGATGGTCTGACCCAACTGACAGAAATTATTTCTGATTCCAAAATTTTGCACATTCAAGTGGCAATGTGGCAGTGGCCGCTGGGATTTTGATCTGTCCTCATGACACTTAAGACTTAATGAACAAGGAAAGGATGATTGGGGAACCTTGTATCCCCGATGATTATTTTGTTTCCAAGGGCTATTTgtcctttaagatttttttttccttcctcccaatGGATGATTAGAAACCAGATATGTTTGATTCCGTAACAGCTGATTTTCCTGACTAATGTGTTTTGTAGGCAGCTTGCATAGAACTGATTATGCTGCCATCAAGGAttggaaataaaagatttaacCAGAGCAAGTAAAACAAAACCTGAAATGCAATGTAGATATATAAGAAAGCTTTTCCGTTCTTGGTTTGTGTTCTAACTTTCCTCCAAGTGTGATTGAAAAGGAGTTTGACAGGATAGTCAGGAGGGTAACACCACTGAGGCAACACGGTTGCTGAGAAAAGTCACTTGACAAATCCTAACATTGAGAAGAGCCACTCCATTTGCAGCACAGACACTAAGATACAATTCATGCAAGACTGTACCCTGGAAAAACATAACTATGCTAGGATTCTCTTCTCACTGAATTTCTTTCATCACTAAGCTTGATATTTTCAACACTTATCTCTAAGTCTATTTTCAGTTGCTGTGCAAAGGATTAATGAAAATAACCCCATGTAATGTGATTAATGTCTCAGAAACATATCCCATCCTAGAATTCATAGAAGAAATGCCTTCCTATAGAAAggctttcaaaataaaagttaaaggaaataaaattctgtGTGTCTaagtgggaaaaaattttaattttgatattgaATTCATTGAACTTtggtcaacaaatatttgttttaaaagaaaacatactgGAGAAAAATTCACCGTCTAAAGTtataaaacacataaactacCATAAGCAGAAGTCAGCAGATGCCACAAACAGCCTAAGAATTTCAGGAGAGTCAGACATAGATTATAAAATAGGTATGTCTAAAATGATTAATGAcaaaacaggagaaaaataaaactgcaaaaatgATGAAGTAGAAACTTAAGACATAAACACAGAAtgctcagaaatgaaaaatatattcattgaaTTTAAAGACTTGATATACAGATTAGAAAGAGCAAAGTGAGCATTAGAGAACTGGCAGATAGATCTGAGCATGAATCACAGAGAGACTAAGAGATGGAACAAATGAAAACAGATGAAGAGACACTGAGAATAGGATGAAAAAGATCCTCAGATAAAGAAGTTCCAGAAGGAGATATAGAAAAGATGGGAAAGAAGCAATATATGAAGCTacaatggctgagaattttctaaTTCTATGAAACATACAAATCCTCAGATTCAGAAAGTTCAGTACATCCTGACCacgataaataaaaataaatccattccTAAACATGTTATAGTGGAAGAGCAGAATATCAAAGACAGAGATCTTACCAAGCAACCAGAGGGAAAAGCCAGACTAtccaaaatgaacaaaaattagatTGAAATAAGAATTCTCAACAGCAACATTGCAAGTTAGAAGATAGggcaataatattttcaaagggcTAAGAGAAGACTGTCATCAACCTAAGATTCTATTTCCAGCTcaactatctttcaaaaaaattaagaatacacTTTTAACAGACCTCACTAATGCAGGCACTTTGGGAAGAACAAAATTGAACTCAAAAGAAAGACTGAGATACAAAAGTTGTATAATAAGcaaagaaattggtaaatatgtaGGTAATTTAATATAAGACTTGGATGTATAAAGCAGCATAATAATAATTGATTTTGTGCTTATAAAAATAGAATGGAATTAAAACAAGATATTGGAGATTATTGGCATAGAGTATTCTAAAGTCTATTATTTGGGAAGTAGGTAGAGACATCTGTTAACTTTAGACTTTGGAAAGTCACATATGAATTGTCAAATTGTGAGTATTACCACCAATAGAAATGAACTGTATAATTTTCAAACCAATAGAGAAGTGTGTGGTCTATGCAGCTGACAAACTTTTCCTTGGCACTAGAACTGAAGCTCCACTTCTTTGAAAGTTCCTCCCCTCCTCCAAACAGACTTAGAGATTCCTTTCTCTCAGTTCTTGTGTATCTTTCTTAGCACAAGTAGTAATTGCCTGATTCTCAGGTCTGTTTCCTTTGCCTTCCTTACTCACCGTGCATCCCTGATCATAGCAGGCACTTTCGTGTTTGTAGGATGAATGGATGTGGCTTGTTCAAGGCCACAGAGCTCCCAAAAGGCAGATaaagaataagagaaagaatAAGAACCCCTATCTTTGCACCCAGAGGCCTGTTACTTCCTTTAtccaatctgaaaaaaaaaaaaaagtgttgtatCATATAGAAATAGCAGCTGCTTGATTAAAGCAATGAGAAGTCCCTTTGagataaaaaagcaaatgaagacaaaaatattttcacattggAAACTAGCATCAATCCTCTGTTTAAAGAAAGTCTGCACTTTTCATGTTATGCTGGTAATGGAGGCAAGTCCTAGCATAGGCTTTTGGAGCCACTCACTTTTCCCAGGAGTCCTTGACCATATTCATCCTGAGGGTTGGCCTCATCCCAAAGCTAATTCCAGTGGAGCATGATCCCAGGTTGCTGAGAGGGTCCCTACCTGCCAGGTTGTTACTGCTAGGAATTAAACCTTCAAAAATCCCATATCAAAATGTGCCTCAAGATCCTTTTGGTGATCAGTTAATGGAGGTGGAAGGTGGGAGGGCTGAGAGCCAGCTAAGAATTCGGTCTTGGAAGATTCTGCACTGGATGAACTAGATAGGAAATGGAATTAAAGAGAGGACTGAGAAGGAGGGGAGAAGTGAAGGGAGGTGCACAATGACTACTTCACAGTTTTGCTTAGGATTTCGTTCAGATTTTCAGGCTCAAtaccaaatgttttaaaatgggtAACATCACAGTTGACCTTGTGTTATCTCGCAACAAGATTAAAAGGTAGGGGGGAGGCTGCAGCCTGGAGGCTCCAGGGACAGAGAAGTCATGCTCGTATTGCAGAGGCGTTAGCTAGCATGTGTGTATAGGGTATGTTCATTTGAGACTTCTCCACCGGAAATCACCTGGTATCACTAAGTCTCCACTAAAGCCAGGGTTTGCTGCCTGATTTCTTGCCATGTCGAACGAAGTAGAGACGAGTACAACCAACGGTCATCCTGACCAACAGGCCGCACCAAAAGCCCcatcaaagaaggaaaagaagaaaggctctGAAAAGACAGATGAGTATCTCTTGGCCAGGTTTAAAGGTGATGGTGTGAAATACAAGGCCAAGCTAATTGACATTGATGATGTGCCAGATGCAAGAGGGGATAAAATGAGCCAAGATTCTATGATGAAACTAAAGGGAATGGCGGTAGCTGCTCGGTCTCAAGGACAGCACAAACAAAAGCTCTGGGTCAACATTTAGCTATCTGGGATAAAATTAattgatgagaaaactggggtaaTAGAACATGAACATCCAGTgaataaaatttctttcattgctcgtgATGTGACAGACAACCGGGCATTTGGTTATGTATGTGGAGGAGAAGGCCAACACCAGTTTTTTGCCATAAAAACAGGGCAGCAGGCCGAGCCATTGGTCGTTGATCTTAAAGATCTCTTTCAAGTTATCTacaatgtaaagaaaaaagaagaagaaaagaaaaagactgaagaaGCCAACAAAGCAGTAGAGAATGGCAGTGAGAACCTCCTGACTCTTGATGACCAAACTACCAAATTGAAATTGGGTATTGACCAGATGGATTTGTTTGGGGACATGTCTACACCTCCTGACCTAAATAGTCCAACATCTTCAGCCAGTGACTTGTTCCCATCAGACCTCTTTGCTCCTCCCGTCTCAGAATCTCCCAACAGACCAACCCTCTGGATCTCTTCAAAACAAGTGTTTCTGTCCCAGTAGGGCCCCTTATGGGTCTACGTGGTGTACCAGTTACACCCCCTCAGGCAGGACCATGGAACCCCCCACCATCCTTAGTCTTCAATCAGTCCCCTTCAATGGTCCCAGGAGCTATTGTGGGTGGTCAACCTTCAGGATTTGGTCAGTTGCTTATTTTTGACACAAGACCAGCGGTTCCAGATTGGAACCAGCCTTCATCCTTTGCAGCCTCAACTTCCCCTCCAGCCCCTGCTGTTTGGGGCCCTTTAGCATCTGTGGCAGCTAACGCTTGGCCCTCAACAACCTCCTTAGGGAATCCTTTTCAGAGCAATGTCTTTCCAGCTCCTGTGCCAGCCCAATCCTCTTCTatgctcccttctcttctggtcgCTCCTCCTCAGCCACCTCCCAGAACTGCTGCTGCCCAGGACATCGCCAAAGATGTCTTCACTGCCTTAGACCCACTAGGGGATAAAGACGTTAAGGAAGTAAAAGAAGTGTTTAAGGACTTACAACTGCGGCAGCCACCTGGACCTGCAAGGAAGGGAGAGCAGTCTTCCTCTGGGACTTCCAGTGCTTTCTCCAGTTATTTTCACAGCAAAGTTGGCATTCCTCAAGATAATGCAGACCATGATGACTTTGATGCTAATCAATTGTTGAGCAAAATCAATGAACCACCAAAGCCAGCTCCAAGACAAGGTGCCCTGCCAGTTACCAAATCTGCTGACAATGCATTTGAGAACCCTTTCTCTAAAGGTTCTTTCAGTTCTTTACCACAAATCCCTGTGGCTCCTCAACCCACAGCTCCTAATGTATATAGGGATCCTTTTGGAAATCCATTTGCATAACTTCTGAACTTGGTATGCTGACGatacagaggaacaaaaaggTGGAAGAAGAAAGTGACTGCTAAGGATCTAAACAAGATGGTGACCTCATGAACCTCTATTGATTAGCTCAAAATAGTCCACGTAAATTCCTGTGGTTATATGTCCAATGGTAAGAGCTGAACATATGGGATTATTTTCCATCTGGTTTCCTACTTAGTCATTATAAACACAGACTTGACATAGCATTTTAAATGTCCAAATATTGAATGTGCTAAACTGGAGGCAACTATTTCTAGGGAGTTGCATTTTTGAAAGTGATGTTCAGCCACACAGCTGTTTTATACGTACTTATTTTCTcttgtgcacttttctgtatgcaAATAAAGCTATAAGTTTACTCATTTTAATAAACTggaatggcagaaaaaaaaaaaaaaagggtagggGCAAAGTGGGGGATCTTTTGAGAATCTCTGATAGGCACCAGATGACTATATTAGAGTCTTCCAACTCAAAGCTATATTATCCGCATGGTATTTTCTCCAGCCCTTTCGTTATCAATCACAAAGCCAAGAGAAGCTGATAGAGAAGCAAAATGATTCCAAAGTCAGCTTTCCTTCAAGGGGAGGATGGTATCTGGAGATAGTAAAGGAAGGCAAGGAATGAGAGCAGGCAGCTCTGGATGGGTGAAGGGAGGAGCTGAGGCTGAGAGCTTTCATTTGGGTTCATATCTAAACTTACTGATTTGCTATGGAGGTCACATAAGTACTATAGGTAGATGTCTTCGACAAATAGATTAAAGGTATTAAATACGGCCTATTTCATCTACTCAGACAatcctttctgtcctttatctgcCTTTCACATAAAGAAATATCAGAAAGGAAAACAGCTCTGCTAAAAAGACTAAGAGGTTAGgacgagtgtgtgtgtgtgtgtgtgtaacgtTATTGAGAATGGCCTGAGGAATTTGGGCAGCAAGAATATGTAGCATTTCTGCTACACTTGAGCAACTAAGTTAATTGTCTACTTCAGCCTTCAACTTTGAGGTACAAGGTGAAGTTCTCTTTTTACATTAATTAATCTGCTTTGACATTTTTCACACAATTGTGGCACTTTCTCAGAAAGGGACTTCATAACTGTCATAACATTTAGATCTCCCTGGGCCTGGACAAGGTGAAACCTTACCAGTTCCTAAGGAGATTTTTTTCACAATTAGCATTTCATAAAAGTCTTAGCTCTGTAAAAAGCACATTGTAGAACAAGAGCTCCCACTTCAGCTGCCTGTACCGGGCTCTGAATAAGTTGGTTGTGGTCTCATgttgaaaataaaactttctttcttAAGCCTAAGTATTTGTACTTGTTCATGCATGGTCTAATACTTTTACCTGTGAATACATGCATGGTTCCAAGGGCTTTATTGTGCACAGTTTGTTGGGACAATCCCAATGTTCTGTCAAATGGGTTTGAGGTGAGAATGTCCAGTTAATAGGTAAACATTTCATAGAACTGGAATAGGGTCTGGATTGCTGTGATCATTTGCTGCTGTTGTAACCGAGCCCCTTTCAAAATGCTACCTTAGAACTGCTTTAATGGCTTCATTGACACTAGACACTTGGCAGTAGTGAATAAACCACTGGGTTAATTAGAACCCAGACTTACAGCCTATCTTCAGCTCATAAGGTAAACACTGTTTTCCTTTGACCTAATTACAAGATGTTCTTAAACAAcatcatttttataaaagaaaccaTTACCACCAATTGCTTCATGAACCATCTTGTTGGGACTAAAAAAGGTATCTGCAATTTGGACAAAGAGAAAGTGTTTGCAATTTGCCAATAAAATGCAGTCCACAGAAAACAGTGCTATTCATAGGCAATGGAAATACACTGTTTGCAGATAATTTGTCCTTTCTCCTACTTTCCCTCACCTTCTACATTGCCCCTATCTGAAAAAGTTAAGATCAGAATCAGAATGTCCTTCTCCCTTATCAAGAAATTTTATGTGGTCAGTTCCATAAAGCTCCTGGCTTCAGCAATATTCTAGATTAGGTACTCATTTCCTTCCCTAAGTTCCAACAACAGCTATTTTAATGATAGATTTAAAAAATCCAACAAACCAAAAATTAccacaccatcaccactatcgaGAACAACAAAACTCAAAActcacaaacaaaaacaatttttaaaacaatgtaatCAGACTTGATTAAATACTTCAGGGTCTATTGTGAGTATATTGTGTTGGGCTACCTTGGGCCATTTTGGTagaattttatttgaatatttacttGAAGGGACTATAACACATCGAGCCATCCTGAACCCTGATCTGCACAGGTGCCCCTATACTATATGGGAGAATAGCTGGGGTATAGAAGAAAGAACACATTTGAAGCGGCCTGTGGGTTGTTGCCAGGAACCCCAAGACTCAGAGTGGTGAGGACTCTATTCTTAAACATACAACCCCCTTCCTGAAAGGTCCCCCTGCTGAATATGGCTGCAAAGCATAGACTGCTTTTGcttatagaaaaaaacaaaagtaaggtTGAGTTAACAACTGGATATGTAACACACTGACTAGCATCCCAGGGCCATTCTTGACAGTTTTTGTTCCTGCAGATAGTCTTTGAAGGTGCTGTGCAACACGGCCACCACTAGAGGGCAGAGCAGACCACATCTCCAGAGGGGTAAATGAAAGAAAGTGCATTGAACTATGGAGTAAAGGCTAAATAGATCTTCTCTTAGAAGTTTCTCAGCCCCTTAACGTCATCCCATTCTATGAATCACTTCTAAAGGTTAGGGCAAAGGGATGGGCAGGCAAGCACTACATAAATTGCATtgaaatttagtatttccttaGAAGAAAAGACTCTTGCCTTTGATAACTTTCATTTATTGACACATTTCATCCCTTTCCCTATGCCAGATACTGTACTGGACACTGGGGAAATAAACACAGGTAGCTCATTTCATTGCCTTCTATGTGCTTGTATCCAGCTGGGGAGGCAAACAAGTGATTTAAT includes the following:
- the LOC119539301 gene encoding LOW QUALITY PROTEIN: disabled homolog 2-like (The sequence of the model RefSeq protein was modified relative to this genomic sequence to represent the inferred CDS: inserted 1 base in 1 codon; substituted 1 base at 1 genomic stop codon); this encodes MSNEVETSTTNGHPDQQAAPKAPSKKEKKKGSEKTDEYLLARFKGDGVKYKAKLIDIDDVPDARGDKMSQDSMMKLKGMAVAARSQGQHKQKLWVNIXLSGIKLIDEKTGVIEHEHPVNKISFIARDVTDNRAFGYVCGGEGQHQFFAIKTGQQAEPLVVDLKDLFQVIYNVKKKEEEKKKTEEANKAVENGSENLLTLDDQTTKLKLGIDQMDLFGDMSTPPDLNSPTSSASDLFPSDLFAPPVSESPXQTNPLDLFKTSVSVPVGPLMGLRGVPVTPPQAGPWNPPPSLVFNQSPSMVPGAIVGGQPSGFGQLLIFDTRPAVPDWNQPSSFAASTSPPAPAVWGPLASVAANAWPSTTSLGNPFQSNVFPAPVPAQSSSMLPSLLVAPPQPPPRTAAAQDIAKDVFTALDPLGDKDVKEVKEVFKDLQLRQPPGPARKGEQSSSGTSSAFSSYFHSKVGIPQDNADHDDFDANQLLSKINEPPKPAPRQGALPVTKSADNAFENPFSKGSFSSLPQIPVAPQPTAPNVYRDPFGNPFA